GGCGCTGCCGCTCAAGCATACCGGGCGCCGTCGTGACACCAACAAGCTCGGAATCTCGGTCAAGGGCGTGGAAGGGGTGTGGGTCAAGTTGGCCCGATGCTGCACCCCGGTCCCGGGCGACAAGATCGTCGGCTTCATCACCAAGAACGAGGGCGTTTCGGTGCATCGTGCCGATTGCCAGAACATGCTGAACCTCGAAAGTCAGCAGCCCGATCGGGTGGTCGAGGTTGCCTGGACCAGCGCCAAGGGCCTGTTCATGGTCAAGATCCAGGTGGAGGCGCTCGACCGCCCGCACCTGTTGACCGACGTCACCCAAGTGCTTTCCGACCACGGCGTCAACATCATCAGCGCCACCGTCGCCACCGGCTCCGACCGTGTGGCCACCAGCCAGTTCTCCTTCGAAATGGCCGATCCGCAGCACATGAACACGCTCTTAAGCGCCGTGCGCAAGATCGACGGCGTCTTCGATGTCTACCGCCTTACCGGTGCCAAGGATTCCGCCGTTCCGCACATGCGCAAGATGTAAGGGGCTGTTTGCCTTTTATGTTTGCCTTTTGCTGTCTTGCTTTCAGATCCCCGCAAGTGTGATTATCTCCGTGTACATGGCTAATATGCAGAGATAATCACAAAAAATGCCGCAAAATCGTGATTATCTTTGCATAGAAACCGCAGATGCAGAGATAATCACGAAAATTGGTCTAAAAGTGTGTTTTTCTCTGTACGCGCGCTCCGCATTACGTGATCGATAGTGAACTCGGATGAAAAAGGGCGGTGCACAGGAAGGTATGAATGCGAAATGCCACGCTGCTTTTGCTGGCGTGGCATTTTATGGGTTCAACGGATGACGGCGACTCTACTTCACGATTTCGACCGAAACAATGCCGGCCGGCTCCAGAGGCATGTCGTTGCCGTCAGTGGGCAGGTTCTGCAGGCGGTCGACCACGGACTTGCCGGCCTCATCCGCCACCTCGCCGAAAATCGTGTGATGCTTGTCGAGCCACGGGCAGGGCACGGTGGTGATGAAGAACTGCGAGCCGTTGGTGCCATGCTGTCGGCCGTCGCGTCCGCGGCGCAGTCCGGCGTTGGCCATGGCCAACTTGTAAGGCTGGCTGAAGTCGAGGTCGTCGGCGAACTCGTCGTCGAACTCGTAGCCCGGGCCGCCGGTGCCGTTGCCCAGCGGGCAGCCGCCTTGGATCATGAAGTCCTTGATGATGCGGTGGAAGGTGAGTCCGTCGTAGAAGGGCTTGTTCGACTTCTCGCCGGTGGCGGGATCGGTCCATTCCTTTTCGCCGGTGGCCAGCCCGATGAAGTTCTTGACGGTTTTCGGCGCTTTGTCGTCGAAGAGGTTCAGGGCGATGTCGCCCTCTGTGGTATGCATGATTACATTTGTCATAAGTTTTATTTTCCCACCGATTGAGGACTTGAAGGACGAAGAGGCCGGCAGGCTAAGGGTCCTGTGGGTCGTGCGCCGTGTGATATAAGTCTCTGTCGTTGAGAAGAATGGGACGCTGAAAATATTGTCATTGCGCAGTTATTGTTCGCGTCATTACCAGAATCTATAAGGCTTTTGCCTGTCAAGCTCGTGTCTGAAGACGATGTTCGGGTATGGTTGCAACAGAGATTCACTACAAGGGGAGCATATGACGTCATCCGATATTCATCAGCACGACGATTCCTCGGACATCGCCGCGTTGCTTGCCGATTTCCAACGTACGGATGAGGTGGTCAGAGTCAACCACACCCCGCGCAACATCATCATAGCCGTGGTGGTCGCGGTCTTGGTCGTCGGCATCGCGTTCTTCGGCCATCAAGGTTTCGTAATGGGCCAGGCCGGTCAGGCCAAGGGGTCGCCGTCGAACCCGGTCAAGATCGGCGTGGTCGGTGTCACCAACCCGGAATGGCCGATCTTCAAGTCCGAAGCGCAGAAGCAGGGCATCTATGTCGACCTGGTCGATTTCCAGGACTACACTTCCGAGAACCCGGCCCTTGATGCCGGCAATCTCGATCTGAACGAGTTCCAGCACATCCTCTACCTTGCCAACTACGACATGAAGAACCACAAGGACCTGCAACCCATCGGCGGGGTCGCGGTCTACCCGTTGGGCATCTATTCGAGCAAATACAAGGACATCAAGGACATCCCGGCGGGAACCACCGTCCCGGTGCCGAACGACGAGACCAACCAGGCCCGCGCCCTGGGCGTCCTCAAGTCCGCCGGCCTCATCAAGCTCAAGCACCGCTGGACGGCGTTCACTACGCCTGCCGATATCGACTCTGTCGCCTCGAAGGTGAAGGTGACGCCGCTCAAGGCCGAGCAGGTCGCCAATTCGTTGAAGGATCCGCAGGTCTCCGCCGGTGTGGTCAACAACGACTATGTCAAGGACGCGGGGCTCAAGGCCACCGACGCGATTTATCAGGATGACGCCGAAAGCAAGGAGGCCCGCCCCTATATCAACATCTTCGCCTCCCGCGCCGCCGACGTGAGCAACCCCACCTACCTCAAGCTGATCAAGATCTTCCATTCCAAGAAGGTCTCGGCTGGGGTCATGAAGAAGTCCGACGGCAGCGCGTCGTTGGCCGGCAAGTACAGCACCGCCGACCTGCAGGGCTTCCTGAAGGATATCGAAAAGGATGCCGCGGATGCCAAGTGACGTATATCGGCGACGTTGTTCGGCCGGATGGGGAGGCTTGATGGCATCGGCGGTTGCGGCGGCCGAGAAACGTCTGGAGTTGCCGGACAACCGCAATCAGCCGTGACGGCATCGGTATGCCTGTTAGTATTGGCGGGCATGCCGGCAGACGGTGAATAGGATTTGAGCGGGCTTGGACAGAGCGCGCGAACAACGAAATACTGAGGTGAGAACAGGAACATGGCGGAACCAATCATTGAACTTGACCATGTGGTCAAGGAGTTCAGGGCGAAAGGCGCCCGAACGTCGACCCGTGCCGTCGACGACGTGTCGCTGAGCGTCGACAAAGGCGACATCTTCGGTATCATCGGCTATTCGGGAGCCGGCAAGTCGACCTTGGTGCGCATGATCAACGCCTTGGAACGTCCGACAACCGGCACGGTGCGCGTGCTCGGGCAGGACATCACCTCACTGGGCGAGTCGTCGCTGCGGCCGCTGCGCCAGAAGATCGGCATGATCTTCCAGCAATTCAACCTTTTCTCCACCAAGACGGTGGCGCAGAACGTCGCCTACCCCTTGGTGCTCGACCATTGGCGCAAGGACTATCAGGAGCGTCGTGTCAACCTGCTGCTGCGCTTCGTCGGCCTTGAGCAACAGGCGGACAAGTATCCCTCGCAGCTTTCCGGCGGTCAGAAGCAGCGCGTCGGCATCGCGCGCGCCCTGGCCACGAATCCCGAGATCATCCTGGCCGACGAGGCGACCAGCGCCCTCGACCCCGAGACTACCGGCGAGGTACTCGATCTGCTCAAGCAAGTCAACCAAGTGCTTGGCGTCACCATCGTGCTGATCACCCATCAGATGAACGTCGTACAGCAGATCGCGAACCGTGTCGCGGTGATGAGCAAGGGCAAAGTGGTCGAGCGGGGAGACGCATACAGCCTCTTCGCCGCGCCTGAGCAGGAGGTGACCAAGCGGTTCATCGCCACAGCCATCTCAGGGCTTCCCGACGCCGAGCGCGTCGCCGACATCCATCGCCAATGGGCCGGCCGCATCGTCACGGTGCTCATCCGCCAGAAGGAATCACGCAACGAGTTGAACGGCTCGTGGGTTTCCGCTTCCGGCCAGAACATCTCTGAGCTGATCTCCAAATACGCGATACCCACCAATCTGGTGTACGGCGGCATCGATACCGTGGCCGGTTCGGCCATCGGCGCGATGACCTACGAGCTGGCAGGGGACGCCGCCCTTGTCGAAGACTTCCTCGCCGAGCTCGCCCTGAACAGCGACGTCTTCGATTTCGGTACCCGGCAGGCGCCGGTGGAGTACAGTCAGGCTGTACTGCACCCCCTGCCGCGCAAGGCAGGCACGGTTTCGGCCGCAGCGGATGGCTCCGGGCAATCGCAAGAGCGGACGGACGAAGAACATGATGGGGGAGAGACACGATGAACGCTATCAGCGCTATCAATAACACGGCGTCCGGCGTCGTGACCTTGGCGTCGACGCAGGATTGGTCGGTGCTCAAACCGATGCTCTTTCAATCCATAGCCCAGACCTTGGAGATGGTGTTCGTCACGCTGGTCCTCGGCGGCATCCTGGGCCTCGTGCTCGGCGTGGTGCTTTACGGTACGCGCCCGGGCAACCTGTTCGCCAACGCCACGGTCTACCGGGTGCTCGACATCATCGTCAACATCGTCCGGCCCATCCCGTTCATCATCTTCCTGGCGGCGATGCAGCCGTTGACCATCAAGGTCATCGGCACCTCCATCGGCACCATGGCGGCGATCTTCCCGATGGTCATCATGGCCACGTTCGCCACTTCGAGGCTGGTCGAGCAAAACCTCGTGCCTGTCGATCCCGGCGTGATCGAGGCGGCCCGGGCCATGGGCGCCTCCAAGTTCACCATCGTGCGCACCGTGCTCATACCCGAGGCGCTCGGCCCGCTCATCCTGGCCTACGCCTTCCTGTTCATCTCGATTCTCGACATGTCCGCGATGGCGGGCTACATCGGCGGCGGCGGCCTTGGTAATTTCGCCATCGCCTACGGCTACCAGAAGTTCGACCCGTCTGTGACCTGGACCGCTGTCATCATCATGATCGTGCTGGTCCAGGTGGTGCAGGCCATCGCCAACATGTTCGCCAAGCGCATTCTCAAGCGCCAGCAGTGAGATGATGGGACGAACCGGTTCGGTCGAAGCCCCGGGTGGGCGCGGCCGGACCGGTTCGTCGTAAGGCGAGGCAGGAAGAAAAGAGGATTTCATGACAGAGCAGAGCGTACATATCGACGTCACCAACGAGCTTCTCGCCATACGCCGTCATCTCCACGAATACCCGGAACTGGGCTTCAAGGAGGTGAAGACCACCGAGTACCTGGCCGGGCTGCTGCAGGCGCACGGCATCACCGTGCTCGATACGGCATTGGATACCGGATTGGTGGCAGAAATCAAGGGCGACAACCCGGGCCCTCGTATCGCCCTTCGTGCCGACATCGACGGATTGCCGGTTTGTGAACGTTCCGGTGTCGACCGCCCGTCTAAAAACGCAGGCGTCATGCATGCCTGCGGCCACGACATCCATATGACCGGACTGCTCGCCGCCGCTTTCTGGCTGGCCGAACACACCGATCGCATTCGCGGGTCCGTCGTCATCCTTTTCCAACCTGCGGAGGAGACCAGCGAAGGCGCGCAGCATGTCATCAAGGTCGGTGCGCTGGGCCAGATCGACGGCATCGTCGGCACCCACAACAACCCTGATTACGCGCCCGGGCAGGTGGCCGTCGGCGTAGAGCCCATGATGGCCGGCTGCGTGCGTTTCCATGTCACCTTCAACGCGGATGGCACTCACGGCGCCTATCCCGAGGCCGGAACCGGCCCCATGGAGGCGATGGCATCGACCATTCTCGCCTTGCAGGGCATCGTGAGCCGTAATGTCTCGCCGTTCCGTCCGGTCGTGCTCTCGGTCACCGAAGTCCATGGCGGCGATGTCTGGAACGTCATTCCGGCACATGCCGGTTTCATGGGCACTGTTCGTTATTTCTATCAGGACGACGGCGATTTGGTGGCGCGCAGGTTCCGTGAGGTGGTCGAGTCCACCGCGGCCGCATACGGCATCACCGCCGATATCGTCTACGACACCGTTGCCGGTCCTTTGGTCAGCGACGCGCATCTGGCGCAGGACGTCGCGCGTGACGTTCCCGATTACGCCGAGCTCGCGCCCATTAAGCCGTCCATGGCCGGCGAGGACTTCTATAACTACGGCGAACTGGCCCCCATGGTCTTCGCTTTCATCGGATCCAACGGGCAGCCGGGCCACCATGGCCTGCACAACCCCGAGTTCGTCGCGCTTGACGGAGCCATCAAGCCCACCGCGCAATTCTATGCCAACGCCGCGTTGCGTCTGGGCGAGCAATTGGGCCGTAGCTGATTGTTGTTTTGCCGACATTTGGCGTCACCGGTAGCCTCTCAGCCACACCAGCGGATATGATGAAGACATGACTCAACTACGTTTCGCTTTGGCCCAGATCGACACCTGCGTCGGGGAGCTCAACGGCAATGCCGCCACCGTCCTGCAATTTGCGCGTATGGCCGCGCTCAAGAAAGCCCAGGTCGTCGTTTTCCCGGAAATGACGTTGACCGGTTATCCGATCGAAGACCTCGCCTTCCGTGCCACCTTCCGCAAGGCCGCTGCCGACAAGGCCGACGAGCTGGCGCAAACCTTGCAAAAGGAAGGGTTGGGCCAGCTCTACGTGGTGGTCGGAACTGTGGGAACCTCTTCGGCAAGCGATGCCGAAGGCAAACCCACCAACCGTCTGGTGGTGCTGCACGGCGGTTCGGTCTTCTCGACCTACGACAAGCATTTCCTGCCGAATTACGGGGTGTTCGACGAATTCCGTATCTTCGAGGCAGGCCAGCATTCCGTTGTTCTCGATATCGAGGGCGTGAAGGTCGGCGTCGCCATCTGCGAGGACATCTGGCAGGACGGTGGGCCGGTAGCCGAGCTGGCTGAACAG
The window above is part of the Bifidobacterium sp. ESL0704 genome. Proteins encoded here:
- a CDS encoding methionine ABC transporter ATP-binding protein, with translation MAEPIIELDHVVKEFRAKGARTSTRAVDDVSLSVDKGDIFGIIGYSGAGKSTLVRMINALERPTTGTVRVLGQDITSLGESSLRPLRQKIGMIFQQFNLFSTKTVAQNVAYPLVLDHWRKDYQERRVNLLLRFVGLEQQADKYPSQLSGGQKQRVGIARALATNPEIILADEATSALDPETTGEVLDLLKQVNQVLGVTIVLITHQMNVVQQIANRVAVMSKGKVVERGDAYSLFAAPEQEVTKRFIATAISGLPDAERVADIHRQWAGRIVTVLIRQKESRNELNGSWVSASGQNISELISKYAIPTNLVYGGIDTVAGSAIGAMTYELAGDAALVEDFLAELALNSDVFDFGTRQAPVEYSQAVLHPLPRKAGTVSAAADGSGQSQERTDEEHDGGETR
- a CDS encoding amidohydrolase; the protein is MTEQSVHIDVTNELLAIRRHLHEYPELGFKEVKTTEYLAGLLQAHGITVLDTALDTGLVAEIKGDNPGPRIALRADIDGLPVCERSGVDRPSKNAGVMHACGHDIHMTGLLAAAFWLAEHTDRIRGSVVILFQPAEETSEGAQHVIKVGALGQIDGIVGTHNNPDYAPGQVAVGVEPMMAGCVRFHVTFNADGTHGAYPEAGTGPMEAMASTILALQGIVSRNVSPFRPVVLSVTEVHGGDVWNVIPAHAGFMGTVRYFYQDDGDLVARRFREVVESTAAAYGITADIVYDTVAGPLVSDAHLAQDVARDVPDYAELAPIKPSMAGEDFYNYGELAPMVFAFIGSNGQPGHHGLHNPEFVALDGAIKPTAQFYANAALRLGEQLGRS
- a CDS encoding peptidylprolyl isomerase, which encodes MTNVIMHTTEGDIALNLFDDKAPKTVKNFIGLATGEKEWTDPATGEKSNKPFYDGLTFHRIIKDFMIQGGCPLGNGTGGPGYEFDDEFADDLDFSQPYKLAMANAGLRRGRDGRQHGTNGSQFFITTVPCPWLDKHHTIFGEVADEAGKSVVDRLQNLPTDGNDMPLEPAGIVSVEIVK
- a CDS encoding methionine ABC transporter permease yields the protein MNAISAINNTASGVVTLASTQDWSVLKPMLFQSIAQTLEMVFVTLVLGGILGLVLGVVLYGTRPGNLFANATVYRVLDIIVNIVRPIPFIIFLAAMQPLTIKVIGTSIGTMAAIFPMVIMATFATSRLVEQNLVPVDPGVIEAARAMGASKFTIVRTVLIPEALGPLILAYAFLFISILDMSAMAGYIGGGGLGNFAIAYGYQKFDPSVTWTAVIIMIVLVQVVQAIANMFAKRILKRQQ
- a CDS encoding MetQ/NlpA family ABC transporter substrate-binding protein; this encodes MTSSDIHQHDDSSDIAALLADFQRTDEVVRVNHTPRNIIIAVVVAVLVVGIAFFGHQGFVMGQAGQAKGSPSNPVKIGVVGVTNPEWPIFKSEAQKQGIYVDLVDFQDYTSENPALDAGNLDLNEFQHILYLANYDMKNHKDLQPIGGVAVYPLGIYSSKYKDIKDIPAGTTVPVPNDETNQARALGVLKSAGLIKLKHRWTAFTTPADIDSVASKVKVTPLKAEQVANSLKDPQVSAGVVNNDYVKDAGLKATDAIYQDDAESKEARPYINIFASRAADVSNPTYLKLIKIFHSKKVSAGVMKKSDGSASLAGKYSTADLQGFLKDIEKDAADAK